The genomic DNA AGGGCATTGAAGCCCTCTTCCGCATGAAGAAGGTCGATTACGTCGTCGGCACCGGTTCGATCCGCAAAGACAAGAAGGTCCTGGTCAAAACCGCCGACGGCAAAGAACAGATCCTTGACGGCGACAAGATCCTCGTCTGCACCGGCACCGTGGCCCGCCGTCTGCCCGGAGTCGAGGTCGACGGACAACGGGTTATGACCAGCCGCGAGGCCCTGGCCAACAAGACCCAGCCCAAGTCCCTCGCCATCATCGGCGCCGGGGCCATCGGGGTGGAGTTCGCCTATTTCTTCAATAGCTTCGGCACCCAGGTCACTCTCATCGAGATGCTCCCCCAAATCCTGCCCGTCGAGGACCACGAGGTCGCGGAACACCTTTCGCGCTCTTTCACCAAGTCCGGCATCGAAGTGTTGACCGAGACGAAAGTCGACAAGACCGAAGTGGGCAAGAAGGGCGTCAAGCTCACCGTTTCCGGCAAGGTTTCCAAAACCATCGAGGCCGATGCCCTCCTCATCGCCATCGGTGTGCAGGCCAATGCCGAGGCGATCTTCGACAAAGACCTCAAGATCGAACTGGAAAAAGGCTACGTCAAAACCAAGGAAAACTACGAAACCACCGTCCCCGGCATTTTTGCCGCGGGCGACATCATCGGCCCGCCCTGGCTGGCCCACGTGGCCTCGCACGAGGCCATCGAGGCCGTCGAGGGCATGTTCCTCAAGGGCAAGAAGCCGCACAAAGTGTCGGTTTTCCCCGGTTGCACGTATTGCCAGCCCCAAGTGGCCAGCGTCGGACTGACGGAGAAGAAGGCCAAAGAGAAAGGCATCAAGTTCAAGGTGGGCAAATTCCCCTACCGCGGCAGCGGACGGGCCGTCGCCTCGGGAGATGCCGATGGCTTCATCAAAGTTCTGCTGGGCGACCCGCACGGGGAGATCCTCGGGGCCCACATTGTCGGGGCCGAAGCGACCGAGCTCATCGCCGAATTCACCCTGGGCATGACACTGGAGGCCACGTTTGAAGAAATCGCCTCCACCATCCACGCCCACCCGACCCTCTCGGAAATGATCCAGGAAGCCGTCCTCAACGCCAAGGGCCAGTCGATCCATATCTAAACCCAGTGTCCCGGGCCCGTTGAAGCATTCTGCGCCCGGACGCCTGCTGTATTTCCGGTCGCTTGCCTTCCTGTCCGGCGGGGTCCAGCATGATCCGTGCGTCGTCGCTTCTCATGTTCTGATTGGGGCGTTTCCCTGGGGCTAGTCCTGTTCCTGGCCGGCTGTGCCGGGGCCGGTCGTGAACCTGTTCCCCGGAGCGACATGGCGGCCTTGGCTCCGGCAGATGGTTGGAAGGCTGGTGGTGGGGGCGACGGCATCCGCACGGGCTGGATCGCTGATTTCGGGGACCCCCGGCTGACCGCGCTGGTGGCCGAGGGACTCGACCGCAACCCCGACGTGCTCGAAGCTTCGGCCCGTCTGGAAGCGGCCCGTGCGGCGGCCAAGCGCGCCGGCGCCGCCTTGTTCCCCGCCCTGGATTTGAACGGGGCAGGGGATCGCCGCATCCCGTTCAAAGGACTGCCTTCGGCGAGTGTGGGGGCTTCATTGGATATCAGTTGGGAGCTGGATCTTTGGGGCCGCATCGCCTCGGCCAAGCGCGGGGCCGGGCAGCAATGGAGGGCTTCCGCCTCGGAATACGCCTCG from Candidatus Methylacidiphilales bacterium includes the following:
- the lpdA gene encoding dihydrolipoyl dehydrogenase translates to MKYDLIVIGGGPAGYVGAIRAAQLGKSVMVVEQERAGGTCLNWGCIPTKALLKSADLYRHFQHAAEYGLSAKDVSFDFAKVVERSRGVADKMAKGIEALFRMKKVDYVVGTGSIRKDKKVLVKTADGKEQILDGDKILVCTGTVARRLPGVEVDGQRVMTSREALANKTQPKSLAIIGAGAIGVEFAYFFNSFGTQVTLIEMLPQILPVEDHEVAEHLSRSFTKSGIEVLTETKVDKTEVGKKGVKLTVSGKVSKTIEADALLIAIGVQANAEAIFDKDLKIELEKGYVKTKENYETTVPGIFAAGDIIGPPWLAHVASHEAIEAVEGMFLKGKKPHKVSVFPGCTYCQPQVASVGLTEKKAKEKGIKFKVGKFPYRGSGRAVASGDADGFIKVLLGDPHGEILGAHIVGAEATELIAEFTLGMTLEATFEEIASTIHAHPTLSEMIQEAVLNAKGQSIHI